A region of Eschrichtius robustus isolate mEscRob2 chromosome 19, mEscRob2.pri, whole genome shotgun sequence DNA encodes the following proteins:
- the TMEM208 gene encoding transmembrane protein 208, which yields MAPKGKVGTRGKKQIFEENKETLKFYLRIILGANAIYCLVTLVFFYSSASFWAWMALGFSLAVYGASYHSMSSMARAAFSEDGALMDGGMDLNMEQGMAEHLKDVILLTAIVQVLSCFSLYIWSFWLLAPGRALYLLWVNVLGPWFTADSGAPAPEHNEKRQRRQERRQMKRL from the exons ATGGCG CCCAAGGGCAAAGTGGGCACGAGAGGGAAGAAGCAGATATTTGAGGAGAACAAAGAGACCTTGAAGTTCTACCTGCGAATCATACTGGGGGCCAAT GCCATTTACTGTCTTGTCACCCTGGTCTTCTTCTACTCATCTGCTTCATTTTGGGCCTGG ATGGCCCTGGGCTTTAGTCTGGCAGTATATGGGGCCAGCTACCACTCTATGAGCTCGATGGCAAGGGCAGCCTTCTCTGAGGATGGGGCCCTGATGGATGGTGGAATGGATCTCAACATGGAGCAGGGCATGGCAGA GCACCTTAAAGATGTGATCCTGCTGACAGCTATTGTGCAGGTGCTCAGCTGCTTCTCCCTCTACATCTGGTCCTTCTGGCTTCTG GCGCCGGGCAGAGCCCTTTACCTCCTGTGGGTCAATGTACTGGGCCCTTGGTTCACAGCAGACAGTGGCGCCCCAGCGCCAGAGCACAACGAGAAACGGCAGCGCCGACAGGAGCGGCGGCAGATGAAGCGGTTATAG